A stretch of the Pelmatolapia mariae isolate MD_Pm_ZW linkage group LG23, Pm_UMD_F_2, whole genome shotgun sequence genome encodes the following:
- the LOC134620305 gene encoding growth/differentiation factor 8-like, whose amino-acid sequence MLLSLCLSVSVIFFSSSGFAMEMNQTSKLLGESGEQCSACDFREHSKQMRLHSIKSQILSILRLEQAPNISRDMIRQLIPKAPPLTQLLDQYDPRVEDEDHATTETIITMATTHNPIAQDELSCCLFSLSPKIQPKNILSAQLWVHLRPADVVTTVFLQVSRLKPGKEGNSTRVRVRSLKIDTDAGAGSWQSIDIKSLLQAWLRQPETNYGIEIKAYDSKGEDLAVTSAEPGEEGLQPFIEVKILDNLKRSRRDSGLNCDEESVETRCCRYPLTVDFEEFGWDWIIAPKRYRANYCSGECEFLHLQQYPHAHLVNKANPRGTAGPCCTPTKMSPINMLYFNRKEQIIYGKIPSMVVDHCGCS is encoded by the exons ATGCTTCTCTCGCTCTGCCTGAGCGTTTCCGTTATCTTCTTTTCCTCTTCGGGTTTTGCCATGGAGATGAACCAGACCTCCAAGCTGCTGGGGGAGAGCGGAGAGCAGTGTTCGGCCTGCGACTTCCGGGAGCACAGCAAGCAGATGAGGCTCCACAGCATCAAGTCGCAAATCCTCAGCATCCTACGGCTGGAGCAGGCGCCCAACATCAGCCGCGATATGATCCGCCAGCTGATCCCCAAAGCGCCtcctctgacacagctgctggaCCAGTATGATCCGCGGGTGGAGGACGAGGACCACGCAACCACGGAGACCATCATCACAATGGCAACGACGC ACAATCCAATCGCCCAGGACGAATTGTCCTGTTGTCTGTTCAGTCTCAGTCCAAAGATTCAGCCCAAAAACATCCTGAGTGCTCAGCTGTGGGTTCACCTGCGGCCTGCCGACGTGGTTACCACCGTCTTCCTGCAGGTCTCCCGCCTCAAACCTGGCAAGGAGGGAAACAGCACCCGCGTCCGGGTTCGCTCCCTGAAAATTGACACTGACGCTGGTGCTGGCTCCTGGCAGAGCATCGACATCAAGTCTCTGCTGCAGGCTTGGCTGCGTCAACCAGAAACCAACTACGGCATAGAAATCAAAGCCTACGACTCCAAAGGAGAAGATCTGGCCGTTACTTCAGCAGAGCCTGGAGAGGAAGGACTG CAACCCTTCATCGAGGTCAAGATCCTCGACAACCTCAAGAGATCCCGTCGTGACTCGGGCCTCAACTGTGATGAAGAGTCTGTGGAGACACGCTGCTGTAGATACCCACTCACCGTTGACTTTGAGGAGTTCGGGTGGGACTGGATTATCGCGCCCAAACGCTACCGAGCAAACTACTGCTCGGGGGAGTGTGAGTTCCTGCACCTGCAGCAGTACCCACATGCACACCTGGTGAACAAGGCTAACCCACGGGGTACAGCTGGGCCCTGCTGCACGCCCACCAAGATGTCACCCATTAACATGCTCTATTTCAACCGCAAGGAGCAGATCATCTATGGAAAGATCCCCTCCATGGTGGTTGACCACTGTGGCTGCTCTTGA